In the Sulfurovum sp. UBA12169 genome, TATGTTCCTATGGTATAAGACGCCCCCAATTTAAAAGTAATCTCTTTATTGATAATCTTAAGAATATCCTGCTCTGAGATATGGATCTCTTTTTCCAGCCTTGTCGCTATTTTATAAAGTTCTTCGCCTTCATTGGTTAATTTAATGCCGTTTTTTTTGCGCTCTATTACCCTGACTCCCAAATATTTCTCTATAAATTTGATTTGTTGTGTCACTGCAGGCTGGGAAATGCCCAATTTGGCAGATGCTTTAGAAAAACTTCTCTCTCTTGCCACTGTTAAAAAAGTTTCAATCTTTACAAAATCTTTTAACATCATTTTTCCTTATTTTTATATTAAATTTAAAACTATTGAAATCATTATATCAAATTATACTGAAATAACTACATAACAAAACATTATTTTATATATTTATTTGTGGGCTTTAATAATTTTCACGATATAATTAAATATAATCAGAGGAGCAAAGTTAGCGTATGGAAAAGATTTTAAATGAACTCAATCCGTCACAGCGTGAAGCAGCAGAACACATAGATGGTGCAATGCTCATTCTTGCGGGTGCCGGCAGCGGAAAAACGAAGACACTCACCGCAAGACTTGCTTATTTGATCGGAGAGGTAGGTATTGATCCTGCCAACACGCTCACGCTTACTTTTACCAATAAAGCCGCAAGTGAAATGCGGGAGCGCGCATTGAAACTGGTAAAAAACAAAACATCTTATCCTCCATTGCTGTGCACATTTCATAAGTTTGGTTTACTTTTTTTAAAATTTCATATCGAAAAACTTGGAAGAAGCAATACTTTTGTTATTATTGACAGTGATGACAAGAAACGATTGCTCCGCTCTATTGCAAAAGAGTTAAAAATTGACCTCAATCTCTCTTTTGTTGCCTCTGAAATTTCAAAATACAAAAATTCTCTTTTGAATGCCCAAATTGTAACAGAAAAAGCAGAACTTCCGGACTACAAAAAAGTAGCTGCAATTTATGAGCGCTATCAGGCCAATATTGAAGAAAATAATCTTGTAGATTTTGATGATCTGCTGATGCTTACCTATAAAATACTTGACGAAAATGAAGACCTTCGCAAAGAGACCAGCTTGCGTTATCGCTATATTATGGTTGACGAGTATCAAGATACCAATGAATTACAATTTAGGCTTCTTGAGCATCTTGTGAGCGAACATGGAAACCTTTGTGTCGTAGGAGATGATGACCAAAGCATCTACGGATGGCGCGGAGCAAATATTCGCAATATTTTGGATTTTGCAAGCCACTTCAAGGAGACCAAAACGGTTAAGCTGGAAACCAATTATCGTTCTACCGAACCTATACTAAGGGCTGCAAATGCTCTTATAGAGCACAATTCAGCACGATTGGGCAAAAAACTTTTTAGCCATAAAGGAGAAGGAGTTGAAGTAAAACTGCTTCATTCACTGGACGAAGCCCATGAGGCCAAAGCAATCGCGCAAGAAATTCATACGCTCCTGGACAAAGGGGTCAATCCTGAAGAGATAGCTGTACTGTACCGGATCAATGCACTTTCCCGTTCCCTTGAAGAAGGTTTCAGCAAAGAGGGGCTTGGATTTAAACTCATAGGAGGTATGCGATTTTATGAGCGTGCTGAGATTAAGGATATTATCTCATGCTTTAGGGTATTGGCAAATCCTCATGATGATTTTTCACTCTTGCGTATTATCAATAAACCCAAAAGAGGTCTAGGCAAAGCCTCCATAGAAAAACTCCAAAAAGCCGCCCATGAAGAAAAACTTTCACTCTATGCTTTCATCCAAAAAAATCTTAAAACAAAACTTCCTGCCATTGTGAGCAAAAAGGTTGCAAATGCTTTGCGTGTGCTGCTGGAGGATATTCACGCCCTTCAAGAAGAAATAGCTGCCGCGCCGGGAAACTTTATTACTCTTTTCGAGGAGCGTATTAAACTTAAAGATCATTATGCGGGCATGATAGATGGGTTTGACCGTATTTTAAACATGGATGAATTCTACGGCTATTTTAGGGATTGTGTTGTAAAGAATCCTGATCTTACTCTCGATGAGTTTCTTAACGATATTACTTTACAAAGCGACCAAGATCAGCTGGAAGAAGATACTGTTGCCATCATGAGTATCCATGCGGCCAAGGGGCTTGAATTTGAGCATCTTTTTGTTATAGGTTTGGAGGAAGAGTTTTTTCCTTTGCTTGGCGAAGGATGCAACATGGAAGAAGAACGACGACTGGGATATGTAGCGATCACCAGAGCCAAATCCAATCTTACTCTGTGCTATGTGGATAGCCGTTTCTATAAAGGCCGTCGTAAAATGATAAATAAAAGCCGCTTCTTGGGTGAAGCAGGACTTATTCAAGATGCAAGCCTTAAGATTACCAAAGCTTCTGCTTTTAAAAAGGGAGATCTTGTAAAACACAAAATTTTTGGTATAGGGCGAGTACAGGCTGCCAACAAATCAGGAAAAGAATACAAGCTCCTTATTAATTTTGGCGGAAACAAAAAAGAGATACTAAGCTCTTTTGTACAAATTATTTAAGAACGCAGGATGAACAAAATTTGTCTAGTAACTCGCAGATGAATCGTCTTTTTGTTGTCAACAAGCCCATCTTTCGCAGCTCCAACAGCTACATGGGATATGTCAAACGCAAATATGGTACCAAAAAAGTCGGCTTTTCGGGCACACTGGATCCTTTTGCCACAGGATGCCTTATCGTAGCAACAGGCCAATACACTAAACTTTTTCAGTATCTCAACAAAACCCCTAAAAGCTACAAAGCAACTTTATGGCTAGGGACCAATTCTCCCAGTTTAGATATTGAAAAAGTCGATAGCATTCAAGAAATAGCCCCTTTTAAAAATGAACAAATTAATGAAGCACTAAACAGCCTCAAGGGTGAACTTACTTATTATCCGCCCGTATTTTGCGCAAAAAAAATAGAAGGGAAACGTGCCTATGAACTTGCGCGCGAAGGCAAAGAGGTGGAACTTAACACTATCACCTCCACTATTTATGATATTAAACTCATCAATTACAACCATCCATTTGTACATTTTGAGGCTACCGTAAGCGAAGGCACATATATACGCAGCCTCGGCGCACTTCTCGCAGACGAACTTGGTGTAGACGGCACACTCTCCTCTTTGCACCGTATCCATGAAGGGAAATTTGTATTTGACGGAGAAAAAGCGCTCAACCCCTTTGATTGCCTTATTCTTCCTTTAAATATCTATACGGGGGATGATTCGTACCTTGAATTAGGGAAAAAACTTCAAATAGAGTACTTTCAAACCAAGCAAGACGGAGAATACCTTGTTGAAACAAAAAACTTCTTTGCTGTTATTAAGATTGAAAATCAAGAGATAACCTACAAACTTAATCGCATAGAAAAATTTAAGAGCCCTCATGTATAGTATCAATGCCCATGCCAAAGTCAATATCTTTTTGAAGATCACCGGGCACAAGGATGGCTACCACACGCTGCTTTCACGCTTTATGCGTGTAGAAGACCTTTACGACACCATTACATTTGAGCCTTGTGAATGCGAAAGCTTTACACTAGAAGGCTGCAATGATATCCCTTTGGAATCCAATACCATTTATAAAGCCTATAAAGCGCTGAATGCCCATACCGGCGATCTTGACATCCTCAACTTTTTTTACCGGCATAAAGTCGTCGTTACCAAGCGTATTCCAAGCCAGGCAGGCCTGGGGGGAGGAAGCTCCGATGCGGCGGCGTTTATGCGGCTGGTTAAAAAAGTATGCAATCTGCTGATTTCCACGGAAGAATTGGCAAAAATCTCAACAACCATAGGTGCCGATCTTCCTTTTTTTATCTATAATTATCCCTCTGCCAATGTTTCCGGCTTCGGAGAAGTGGTCGAGCCTTTCACGGAAGAACCTTTAAAGCTGGAACTCTATACTCCGCATATTGGATGCAACACAGCCCTTGTTTATAAAACATTTAAAGAGCATTTTTTAACAAATGTGCGTCTAAGCAGCATTATAGGCTGGGATCAGCTCCCCTCCAGGGAAATTCTTGAAAAGATTCATGATCCTGCTATCTTAAATGACCTCTACGGGGCAGCTCTTATGGTATATCCGGAGCTCGCAAAAGCAGCAAAAAAGGAATGGTACTTCAGCGGAAGCGGAAGCACGTTTTTCAAAATTAAAAATTAAATCTATTTTGCTTTTACAGACGCGGCTTTTTTCAAGCCGGTCTATCAAGATATAAAAATCTTTATTTTTATTTTTGCATTTTTTTACTAAACACGCTGCTTGCTATCTATGTTATAATACTTCCAAAAAAGGTATATCTTTGGCTATTACTCTTATTGCACAAAACAAAAAAGCGAGGCATGATTATGAAATACTCGAAAAATTTGAAGCGGGTATTGTCTTAAAAGGAAGCGAAGTAAAAGCGCTACGCGCCAAACGAGCCAATCTTTCTGATGCTTTTTGTCGATTCATAAAGGGTGAGCTTTATCTTATGAATGCACACATTGCTCATCTTGAAACAACGCATAAGCATTTTAGTCCGGACACCAGAGAACCCAGAAAACTTCTGATGCGCAAAAAAGAACTTAATAAGCTCTATATGAAAGTGCATAAAGACGGACTTACCATCGTACCGTTAATGCTTTATTTTAATGAACGCAACCTTGCCAAAGTAAGCATAGCCATTGCAAAAGGGAAAAAACTTCACGACAAACGAGCTGACCTCAAAGCCAAAACACTCAATAGGGAAGCTGAGCAAGCGATAAAAAACAAAGGAGCTCTTTAGTATATTTTATTCTGAAAAAGGATTTTTTACACCGATACAGCATAAAGCCTTAAGCTGAAAAAGTTGGTAGAGTATTAATCAAAATAGAATTTTTAAATGTAGAAATTAGTAGAAAAAGACAAGAAAGAACCCGCATTTTTTAGCTGTAATGCGGGTAGACAAAAGAAAAAACTATTTTCTTCTTAGTTCTTTAATTCTTGCAGCTTTACCTTTAAGATCTCTAAGATAGAATAATTTTGCTCTTCTTACTCTACCTCTTCTTAGAACCTCAATACTTTCGATACTCTCAGTATAAAGCGGGAAAATTCTTTCAACACCAATAGAGTTGGCACCAATCTTTCTGACATTGAATGTTTTTCCTGTGCCTTGTCCTCTAACAGCGATGCAAAGCCCCTCATAATTTTGAACTCTTTCTTTATTGCCTTCTTTAATTCTAACGGCCACTCTCAATGTGTCACCAGCTCTAAAATCAGGAATATTTTTGTTTTCCAATTGCGCTTGTTCAAAGCTTTCAATATATTTATTTCTCATGTGATACCTTTTTTTTGTATAGGTCGGGTCGGAAATACTTTGTTTTACACAAAGCCAACTCTCTTTTTAAGTCCGTGATTTTACTATGATTACCCTTTAAAAATTCTGAAACTACTGCATTGTTTTCATAAATTTTAGGTTTTGTAAAAGAAGGGGCTTCCAGCAATGCTGCTTCAAAACTTTCTATCATGAGGGAATCACTGTTTCCAAGCACGCCTTCAACATTCCTGCTCACAGCATCACAGACTACCATGCTTGCCAATTCTCCGCCTGTTAGAATAAAATCCCCTATTGAAAAAAGCTCATCGGCATACGCTTCAATCACACGCTCATCTATTCCCTCATAGCGACCGCTCACGAAAACCAAATGTGATTTGTCGGCTAAACGCTTTGCATCATTTTGCTTAAATGGTTTAGCTACGGGGGTTAAGAATATTACATAGGCTTCAGGGAATTTTTTTTTAATGTGTCCAAGAGTGTCCATTAACGGTTGGGGTGTCATGAGCATACCCGCACCTCCTCCTATCATGGGAGCATCTACTCTTTTGTGTTTATCTTGGGAAAAAGCTCTCGGATCATAAAAGTCAATACTTATTTTTCCGGACGCTGCTGCACGGGATAAAATACTTTCGGAGAAATATCCTTCGATAAGAGCGGGAAAGAGTGTAACAAAACTAAAATGCAAAATAGTACCTTAGCTTGCTTCTAGAATATCTTTAGCATCCTGCGTCAATACCGTTTTTGTTTCTATATCCGTTTTTACTATATATCTTGAAATATAAGGAAGTAAAAACTCTTTTGCCATTCCTGCTTCTACTAAAGACTGATCCGTTTTTATCACAAGATAATCCAAATCCAGCATCCGCTGAATGTCATCAACTGTACCCAAAATTATCTCTTTTTCTTTCACTGTACAGCCTATAACATCAAACCAAAAATACTCATCTTTTTCAAGATGACAATATGCTTTGGTCTCCTCTTCGCTGGCGTAAAGTTTTACATTAGTAAGTTTTTTAGCGCTCTCCACGCTCTCATAGCCTGCAAAACGTATTGTTCCTCGGTTGGGATTGAGATCTGATATTGTGAGGTCTCCGCGGCTGCTTTTAAAGGTGTGTCCGACTTTAAATTGTTCCGGAAAGTCTGTATGAAGATGAAGCTTTAAATCACCGTAAAGCCCAACGGTTCTCCCCACTTGTGCGATGAAAAACGGTTCGATAGCCATATTTACTTTACAGATTTGACATTAACGCGGTAATTCTTACCGCCTTTTGCTTTACAGCCGGAGATGACTGTTTTAATAGCATTGATCATGCGCCCCTCTTTGCCGATCAATTTGCCAACATCTTCACTGTTGGCAAAGATTGTGATCTCATCAAAGCCCTCATCCACCGAAGTAATCTCGACAGAGATATCTTCAGGATTGTTTACCAAAAGCTTAGCATAAGCGGCTAGAAATGCGGTGACCATAAAATGATTATTTTCCAGCCAATCTTTTGACTGTTGGGCTCATTTGTGCACCGACACTTAACCAATAGTTCAATCTCTCTTGATCAAGAGTAAGATCCTTGTTAACGCTTATCGGATTATAATGTCCTATCGCCTCAATCCAGCCACTGTCTCTTCTTTTTCTGCTGTCTGTTACTACAATTCTGTAAAATGGCTTCTTTTTTCTACCCATTCTTGTCATTCTTATCATTGTCATATTTGTATCCTTTATATTCTCATTTTTCTTCAACTCTTGTAAGAGCAACTGTTACGTCAGCTTCCTGCAGAGGAAAACCGGCGCTAGCATGGCAGAAACAAACCTTGTTTATTTCTGCATCCCTATCAAATAGTACTGACAACTGCTTTTAATGACTAAAGCACTCATCAATACTCTTACCCAGCACTCTTGGGAACGGAATTATAGCATAAAATATATAAAATTTTTATTAAGTTCTGCCTCTTTTTTGATCCTCTCTGATTCTAGCGTCTCATTCCGGGAAATCCGCCGCCTTGCATTTGTTTCATCAAATCTTGCATTTGTTTCATTCCGCCCTTTCCGGAAAGTTTTTTTGCCATAATAGCTGCATTTTTAAACTGTTTTAGCACTCGGTTAACCTGCATCTGATCAAGTCCTGCACCCGCTGCGATACGTCTTTTTCTCATGTTGTTTAACAGATCCGGATCTTCTCTCTCTTTTAGCGTCATTGATGAAATCATTGCTTTGATGGTCTTAATCTCATCTGAATTTTCCAGATCCATATCGCCTATCTGCTTTGCTAAATTACCCATGCCGGGAATCATGCCCATAATAGATTTCATGCTGCCTAGCTTTTTCATCTGCTCCATTTGGGCTAAAAAATCATTAAAGTTAAATTGTCCTTTTTTAATTTTTTGCGAAAACTTTTTGGCTTCTTTTGGATCGATCGCTGCAGCAGCCTTTTCTGCAAGAGATTCGACATCTCCCGCGCCCATCAAACGGCTGACTATTCTTTCAGGAATAAACTGTTCAAGATCGGGCATTTTTTCGCCTGCACCTATAAATCGAAGAGGCACTCCCACCTGCTCTGTCAGTCCAAGAGCTATTCCTCCTTTGGAGTCCCCATCAAACTTACTTAAAACAACACCCGAAATGCCAATTTTCTCTTTAAAGGTTTGGGCTGTTCTAACCGCGTCCTGTCCGGTCATAGCATCGGCTACATAAAAAAGCTCATCAGGGTCGGCTATCTCTTTGACCTCTTTAAGCTCACTCATCAGCTCATCATCTATTGCCAAACGTCCTGCCGTATCTATAAGAACAACATCATAAAGTTCTTTTTTGGCTTTTTGAAGCCCTTCTTTAACGATCTGAACTGGCGTCATCGTCTCGTCGGCCACAAGATCCACGCCTATCTGCGATACAATCTGCCTAAGCTGTTCAACTGCTGCAAGCCTCTGAAGGTCTGCTGCAACCACAAGTACTTTTTTCTTTTTTTGCTCTTTAAGAAAATAGGCAAGTTTTCCGGTGGTTGTCGTTTTGCCGGATCCCTGTAAGCCTATCATGAGCACGACCGTAGGAGGATTAGATGCGAAAGTAAAACCTTTGGGAGCGCCTTGTATGGTAAGCAAACGGGTAAGCTCTGCTTGAAGTGCCTTTAAAAATTGTTCTTTACCGATGCCGTTTTTCTTTGTATCCAGCTCAACAGCAGCAATCAGTTCCTTGACTACCTTGTGATGCACATCGGCTTTTAGCAATGATTTTTTAAGTTCTGCTGTTGCTTTTTTTAACGCCTTGTCATCATCATGAAAACGAATTTTTCCAATGGCATTTTTAAAACTATCGGTTAATGTATCAAACATATCTTCCCTCTATTATAAATTATCAAAAAGCGGCCGATCCGCACCACTTTTGCATTGACTGGCATTAAAACAGAACATAGTATAAACCATCTCCAAAGAGTCTGTGCCCTCTAATGCCCGCTAAACAAGTGACGTGATTTTATCCAAGATTTACTTATATCGCGCGATACTTTTTGGTTCTGGGGCCTCAAACTCATAATCAAATATTTTTATCTTTGAAGAGTGCAACAGCATATGTTTGCTTTGGGTTCGGCTTCCATACTGCTCGTCTCCAACGATAGGATGTCCTACGCTGGCAAGATGAACACGTATTTGATGGGTTCTTCCTGTTGTGATTTCAATGCGTACTTTGCTTTTTTTTCCCTGGATCTCTTCGGGAGTAACTTTAGTATATGCCTTTTTGCCTCTAAGGTGATCGATTTTTGAAAAAGCTTTGCCTTTCTTGATCGTTAGTAGCGGGGCATCTATCTCCATCGCTTCATACAGTACCCCTTCAACCCATGCTATATACTGTTTTTGAACTCGTCTGGCCTTAAATTCTTTGATGGCATCTTCAATAAATGTTTTGTTTCTTCCAAGAAGCAAAACTCCGCTTGTGTCTCTGTCTAACCGATGCAAAAGTTCTGCACCTTCTATTGCATCTTGAATATCATAACTGTCTATTTGTGCGGGCTTATTCACCGCAACAATATTATCATCTTGATAAATAATTTCAATATCTGACGGATATTCTATCCGAAAATGCGTATCGTCGCTTATCTCTGCACGGGCTATTTTTACTTTTTTATCTCCTGCAAAAACCAAACCTCTGTCAATAAGTTCTTTTGCCTGATTATTTGAAATCTCTTCTTGTTTTGCCAATACTTTATATGCTTTGTCTGTAGCCATTTTTTTCTATCCAATCTTCAAATTCTTTTGTAAGCGGGAATTCCACTATTTTTACTTTACTGTTTTGCCCTGTTTTAAAAAGTATATCACTTTTTGACACTTTAAAACTTTTTGAGAGAAATCTTATTAACTCTTTGTTTGCCGCACCCTCTACCGCAGGTGCTTTGATGCGAATCTTAATGGCATCATTTCCATACATCTCGCAAAACTCATTTTTGCTTGCGGCAGGCTGCGCCTTGATAGATAAACCTACCTTGCCTTCCTTAATTTGATAAAACATTATTCAGGCTTTCCAAAATAGGTGTCAAATCTGTTTTGGATTTGATCTTTGTGGGTTTTAAATGCGTATGCTGAAGTACTTTTTTTGAAAGAGCTGAAGCTTCTACCACGGCAATCCCTTCTATAGCATCAAAAATATCTTTTTGATTGAAATAATATTTGCCTGAGATTATTTTGCAGCCAAACTGCGCTGCTTCGGCTGCATTGTGTCCGCCCAAAGGCTCAAATGCTCCTCCCAAAATAACGATGTCGCTAATTGCATATATATTCACCAGTTCGCCCAAGGTGTCTAAAACTATAATATCACTTTGCATCACTCTATTTTGCGAATATCTCTGACAGATAAATTGCTGTTCTTGCGCAAAGACTTCCGCCATTCTCGTCACTTTTTCAAAACGTTCCGGATGACGCGGCGCCAAAATAAGTACAGCATCCGGCTCTTCTTTTTTTAATGCCAAATAAGCCTCAAAGACCAAGATCTCTTCACCTTCGTGGATGCTCGCTGCACACACAACCATCGATGAAGGTTTCTTGAGCCATGCCGTAGGCAAAGGAAGCTTAGCAAGCTTAATATTGCCCGTAACTTTAATATTTTTTGCGCCCAATAATTCCAAACGTTCTTTATCTGTTTGACTCTGTGCATAGATTTCATCGATCTGCTTAAAGATGTGCCTGTAAAACCAAGCCATTTTCAAATATTTTGGAAAAGAGCGTTCACTCATACGCGCATTGATCAGCAAGGTTTTGGCACCTCTTTTTTTTGCAAGAGCAAAAAGCAGATACCAAAATTCTGCCTCCATAACAACTAACGCTTTTTGGGGTTTAGCCCACCAAAAAAGCAAAGGCTCAAAAGGCAGATACCTGCTTTGAGATGTATAGCTGCTTACTGCTTCGAACCCTGTGTGCGTAGTTGCAGTCATACGCAACATCTCATTGGGAAACATTTCAACAATCGGCGCAATGGCTTTGGCTTCACCAAAACTGCAAACGTGAAACCAGATTCCTGCTTTTTTTAAAGGTCTATTGTTCCACAAAAAAAATCTTGCAGGAATAGCATCTTTGTACTTTGCCTTAAGAGAAAACAATGCCAAAAAAGGCAATGCCATACTATAAAAAATACCAACCGTCACGCTATAGAGAAGAAGAAAAAGTCTCTCCATAACCGATCATTTAGGCTTTTTCTGTCTCGCGCTCGATATAGAGAATCCGTCCGCAATGGGGGCAGTTAACAATCTCGTCACCCCTGATCACCTCAGAGTAAGTTTTATCGTTAAGTTTCATATGGCACCCGTAACATGCCTGTTTTTTAACAGGAACAACTGCTGTGTTTCCTGCCCAGATACGAATCTTTTCATAAAATGAAAGCACTTTTTGTTCAATATTTCTAATCAATATTTCTCTTTTTTCAAAAAGTTCTGCTTTGCTTTGTTCTATTTCGGACTTCTCCACACTTACCATTTCAGCAACAGCCTGAAACTCATGTGCAAGTTGTTTTACCTTCTCGTTTACTTCGTCAAGAAGTATTTTTTTGGTTTCATTAATCTTTTGGAGTCTTTCGATCTCCTCATTGGCAAACGTCATCTTTTCTTTAGCAATATCCTCTTCTAAAGAAAGTGCTTTCATCTCTTTTTCTGTAGAAATCTCTTTGGCTTTCTTACTATTTAAAACAAGTTGGTTATTGAGCAGTTTAAGCTGTTCTTCAAACGTTCTTATTTTTTCTTCATTGTTTGCAATAGCCTTTATGAGTGCATCCGCTTCACTTTGTACTGTATCGATTTTTATTTTTGCTTTGGCGATTTTTTTATCTGCAGCCTCAAGTTCGGGTCTATAACTATCGATTGTTCTATCATTCTTTGCAAGCTCAATGAGCTCTCTTAAACGTTTATTCACTCTTGGTCCTTTTGGAGTTTAGGGGATTTAGCCATATCTTTATATTGATTCAATATGAAATGGATTTTTAGAATGCGAAATTATAACCAAAAGAGGTAAATTTTTCAACTCTTGGGCTAAAATCTCCGCAAAAAACTGTTCGCTTTCGTAATGCCCTATATCCACCATCATCAAATTTTCGCTTAGTGCTTTCATGGCATCATGATACTTAATATCTCCGGTAAGAAAACAATCTGCCTCAACTGTATCCATCAAAGAAGCCCCCGCTCCGGTCGTAAGTGCAACAGAATTAATAATCTCTTTTTTACCCACCACTTTAAGCGCAGGTAAAGATAATTTCTTTTTGAGAAGCGCCAAAAGCGTCTGGTAACTCCATTCTCCTTTTGCAATACAAACAAATGGATTTTGCTCCATAACACTGAAGCCCAAAATTTTTTCAAAAACGTATCTATTGAGATGCGTTTGATCAAAATTAGTATGCATTGCTATGAGCGATTGTTTTTTAAGAATCAGTTTTTCAAGCAGATTTGCAGGGTATCTGGCAAAATCAAGTTGAGACAGTTTAGCAAATATTAGAGGATGATGCACTATAAAAAGTACTTCTTTGGGTGCTTGCTCTATCATCGATTCGTCCAAATCTAATGCAACTACGATTTGAGATATTTCACGAACCGCACTCCCCACAATCAATCCTGAATTGTCCCACTTTTCTTGAAGGTCAAAAGGACTTATTTTGTTGAGAAAATCATATATTTCCTGTAATTTCATACCTATCTCACTTTATCAAAAAAGTGCTGCATATTATCGCATATCACAATTATTGATTTTTAATTTGCTAACTTTTTACTCTTTTACCGCGCTCTTCTTCTTGCGCCTTATACAGCTGGGCACATCCGATGGCAAGCTCTCGTACTTTTAAAATATAATTTTGTCGCTGTGCTTGAGAGATGGCTTTTCTGGCATCAAGTATATTAAATGCATGTGAGGCCATCATGCATTGATCATAAGCCGCAAGCGGCAATCCCTTTTCAAGACAGAGTCTGCACTCTGCACTTGCATCTTCGAAATGTGCTAAAAGTTTTTCTACTGTTGCTACTTCAAAATGATATTTTGAAAATTCATATTCACTCTCTTTATGTACATCTGCATAGGTAGTAACCTGATCTTTGTTTTGGTTCCATACGATATCAAAGACCGATTCAACCCCCTGGAGATACATCGCCAAACGTTCTGTTCCGTAAGTGATCTCTACGGCCACAGGATCACAAGAGATACCTCCTACTTGCTGAAAATAGGTAAACTGGGTTACTTCCATTCCATCAAGCCATACTTCCCATCCAAGCCCCCATGCGCCAAGGGTTGGAGATTCCCAGTTGTCTTCAACAAAACGAATATCATGCTGAGTAAGATCAAGCCCCAGATATTCTAATGATTTTAAATAAAGCTCCTGAATATTGTCCGGACTCGGTTTGATTAAAACTTGAAACTGATAATAGGCGCCTAATCTGTTTGGATTCTCTCCATAACGACCATCTGTGGGTCTTCTGCTCGGTGCGACATAAGCTGTACTCCAAGGCTTATTATCTAAACTGCGCAGAAGTGTTGCGGGATGAAAAGTTCCCGCCCCGGCAGGAATGTCGTAAGGCTGAACGATATTGCATCCTTGTTGTGCCCAAAATTGTTGCAATTTGAGAAGTAGTTCGCTAAAGGTAATTGCATCTTTGTTCATCTATATTCCTAATCTCTTTTAAAATCTTAAAGTTTTACTTCTATCTCGACAGAGTCAAGTTCTACTTTTTTTGCTTTGCTAATTCTATCTTCTTGCAGCTTTACACGAAGTTCATCATCATTGAGCGCCATGATCTGAATAGCAAGATAAGCCGCGTTGACCGCACCTGCCTTACCGATAGCCACGGTTCCCACAGGCATGCCTCCTGGCATCATCACTGTACTGAGCAACGCATCTTCCCCCCTAAGCTCACCGCTTGCCATAGGAACGCCAAGCACCGG is a window encoding:
- the rplS gene encoding 50S ribosomal protein L19 codes for the protein MRNKYIESFEQAQLENKNIPDFRAGDTLRVAVRIKEGNKERVQNYEGLCIAVRGQGTGKTFNVRKIGANSIGVERIFPLYTESIESIEVLRRGRVRRAKLFYLRDLKGKAARIKELRRK
- a CDS encoding tRNA (guanosine(37)-N1)-methyltransferase TrmD, which produces MHFSFVTLFPALIEGYFSESILSRAAASGKISIDFYDPRAFSQDKHKRVDAPMIGGGAGMLMTPQPLMDTLGHIKKKFPEAYVIFLTPVAKPFKQNDAKRLADKSHLVFVSGRYEGIDERVIEAYADELFSIGDFILTGGELASMVVCDAVSRNVEGVLGNSDSLMIESFEAALLEAPSFTKPKIYENNAVVSEFLKGNHSKITDLKRELALCKTKYFRPDLYKKKVSHEK
- the rimM gene encoding 16S rRNA processing protein RimM — protein: MAIEPFFIAQVGRTVGLYGDLKLHLHTDFPEQFKVGHTFKSSRGDLTISDLNPNRGTIRFAGYESVESAKKLTNVKLYASEEETKAYCHLEKDEYFWFDVIGCTVKEKEIILGTVDDIQRMLDLDYLVIKTDQSLVEAGMAKEFLLPYISRYIVKTDIETKTVLTQDAKDILEAS
- a CDS encoding tRNA pseudouridine(55) synthase TruB, giving the protein MNRLFVVNKPIFRSSNSYMGYVKRKYGTKKVGFSGTLDPFATGCLIVATGQYTKLFQYLNKTPKSYKATLWLGTNSPSLDIEKVDSIQEIAPFKNEQINEALNSLKGELTYYPPVFCAKKIEGKRAYELAREGKEVELNTITSTIYDIKLINYNHPFVHFEATVSEGTYIRSLGALLADELGVDGTLSSLHRIHEGKFVFDGEKALNPFDCLILPLNIYTGDDSYLELGKKLQIEYFQTKQDGEYLVETKNFFAVIKIENQEITYKLNRIEKFKSPHV
- a CDS encoding SsrA-binding protein codes for the protein MAITLIAQNKKARHDYEILEKFEAGIVLKGSEVKALRAKRANLSDAFCRFIKGELYLMNAHIAHLETTHKHFSPDTREPRKLLMRKKELNKLYMKVHKDGLTIVPLMLYFNERNLAKVSIAIAKGKKLHDKRADLKAKTLNREAEQAIKNKGAL
- a CDS encoding RNA-binding protein yields the protein MVTAFLAAYAKLLVNNPEDISVEITSVDEGFDEITIFANSEDVGKLIGKEGRMINAIKTVISGCKAKGGKNYRVNVKSVK
- a CDS encoding 4-(cytidine 5'-diphospho)-2-C-methyl-D-erythritol kinase, whose translation is MYSINAHAKVNIFLKITGHKDGYHTLLSRFMRVEDLYDTITFEPCECESFTLEGCNDIPLESNTIYKAYKALNAHTGDLDILNFFYRHKVVVTKRIPSQAGLGGGSSDAAAFMRLVKKVCNLLISTEELAKISTTIGADLPFFIYNYPSANVSGFGEVVEPFTEEPLKLELYTPHIGCNTALVYKTFKEHFLTNVRLSSIIGWDQLPSREILEKIHDPAILNDLYGAALMVYPELAKAAKKEWYFSGSGSTFFKIKN
- a CDS encoding ATP-dependent DNA helicase, yielding MEKILNELNPSQREAAEHIDGAMLILAGAGSGKTKTLTARLAYLIGEVGIDPANTLTLTFTNKAASEMRERALKLVKNKTSYPPLLCTFHKFGLLFLKFHIEKLGRSNTFVIIDSDDKKRLLRSIAKELKIDLNLSFVASEISKYKNSLLNAQIVTEKAELPDYKKVAAIYERYQANIEENNLVDFDDLLMLTYKILDENEDLRKETSLRYRYIMVDEYQDTNELQFRLLEHLVSEHGNLCVVGDDDQSIYGWRGANIRNILDFASHFKETKTVKLETNYRSTEPILRAANALIEHNSARLGKKLFSHKGEGVEVKLLHSLDEAHEAKAIAQEIHTLLDKGVNPEEIAVLYRINALSRSLEEGFSKEGLGFKLIGGMRFYERAEIKDIISCFRVLANPHDDFSLLRIINKPKRGLGKASIEKLQKAAHEEKLSLYAFIQKNLKTKLPAIVSKKVANALRVLLEDIHALQEEIAAAPGNFITLFEERIKLKDHYAGMIDGFDRILNMDEFYGYFRDCVVKNPDLTLDEFLNDITLQSDQDQLEEDTVAIMSIHAAKGLEFEHLFVIGLEEEFFPLLGEGCNMEEERRLGYVAITRAKSNLTLCYVDSRFYKGRRKMINKSRFLGEAGLIQDASLKITKASAFKKGDLVKHKIFGIGRVQAANKSGKEYKLLINFGGNKKEILSSFVQII